A genomic segment from Tuwongella immobilis encodes:
- a CDS encoding putative sugar nucleotidyl transferase — translation MRVCLVEDAQVGHLEPLALARPAFELLCGTDSLQHKQLRYFDVASAAVLLRSYLAPLYRQTHPNAIVNDVDWLKQGPVLLINARWLPSAMAGRSFLDVETLLKQDPFVAMVGREVAYAVLHPQHLADAEEDSLDLCLHLAKETLPSISVEGTMIEYLWQLVDHNAEQITEDFELFANRPNRTIHPHPIHVNGPSDRLWIDPSAKLDPLVVADTTNGPVIIDRDAVVHAFSRLEGPCYIGRGTHILGAKVRGGTTFGPNCRMGGEIEVSIVQGNSNKYHDGFLGHSYLGEWVNLGAGTHTSDLRCDYGEVTLTINGARVNTGLRKVGAFIGDHTKTGLGTLLNTGTNVGVFCNLLPSGELLPKYVPSFCSVLHGRVTDTSELSPLFGTATVVMKRRGFAFSMLHQSLFRHLLEQTNSVRRQALREADLRRLRASA, via the coding sequence ATGCGCGTTTGCCTCGTGGAAGACGCCCAAGTTGGGCACCTGGAACCGCTCGCGCTCGCTCGCCCCGCTTTTGAGCTGCTTTGCGGGACGGACTCACTTCAGCACAAACAATTGCGATATTTTGATGTCGCGTCGGCTGCGGTGCTCCTCCGCTCGTATCTGGCTCCGCTCTATCGACAAACGCACCCCAATGCGATTGTCAACGATGTCGATTGGCTGAAACAAGGGCCGGTCCTGCTCATCAATGCCCGCTGGCTTCCGTCGGCCATGGCGGGACGTTCGTTCTTGGATGTGGAGACGCTGCTCAAGCAAGATCCCTTCGTGGCGATGGTCGGCCGCGAGGTGGCCTATGCCGTCCTGCATCCGCAGCATTTGGCCGACGCCGAGGAAGATTCGCTCGATCTCTGCCTGCATCTGGCCAAAGAGACGCTGCCCAGCATCAGCGTCGAAGGGACGATGATCGAATATCTCTGGCAATTGGTGGATCACAACGCCGAGCAGATTACCGAAGATTTTGAACTGTTCGCCAATCGACCGAATCGAACGATCCACCCGCACCCGATTCATGTCAACGGTCCATCCGATCGACTCTGGATTGATCCATCGGCCAAGTTGGATCCGTTGGTGGTGGCCGACACGACCAATGGCCCGGTGATTATCGACCGCGATGCCGTCGTGCATGCGTTCAGTCGGCTGGAAGGGCCGTGCTACATTGGCCGCGGCACGCATATCCTCGGGGCGAAAGTCCGTGGTGGCACCACCTTCGGACCGAACTGCCGAATGGGCGGCGAAATCGAAGTCAGCATCGTGCAGGGCAACAGCAACAAGTACCACGACGGCTTCCTGGGGCATAGCTATCTGGGCGAGTGGGTCAATCTGGGGGCCGGCACCCACACCAGCGACCTTCGCTGCGATTACGGCGAGGTGACGCTTACCATCAATGGCGCGCGTGTCAATACCGGCCTGCGGAAAGTCGGTGCGTTCATCGGCGATCATACCAAGACCGGCCTGGGAACGCTGTTGAACACGGGGACGAACGTGGGTGTCTTCTGCAACCTGCTCCCTTCCGGCGAACTGCTGCCGAAATATGTCCCCTCGTTCTGCTCGGTCCTGCATGGCCGAGTCACCGACACTTCGGAACTCTCGCCGCTGTTCGGCACCGCCACCGTGGTGATGAAACGCCGCGGATTCGCCTTCAGCATGTTGCACCAATCGTTGTTCCGGCATTTGCTGGAACAGACCAATTCCGTGCGACGACAAGCCCTGCGCGAAGCCGATCTGCGGCGACTCCGCGCAAGTGCATAG
- a CDS encoding Gfo/Idh/MocA family protein, which yields MPVNAPLNRKLRMGLIGGGQGSFIGRVHATAALLDNRAELVAGALSSDPVKAKASAPDYDIPADRAYTSVPEMIDAELKLPADQRVDFVSVATPNHTHFPIAAAFAKAGFNVFCDKPLTFDLAQAEQLAEIVRDSGVVFAVTHNYTGYPLVRQAREMVMNGELGEINAIRAFYIQGWLRTRLEAENQKQAAWRTDPSKSGIAGCFGDIGTHAYNLGRFITGLIPEDISAHLKIFEPGRALDDYGTAIIRFGNGALGTVTASQISHGRENDLWIEVDGTKGSLEWHQEEPNKLLVRMNGKPHQIYTRNGGPYLGALAGVSTRLPSGHPEAFFEAFANIYAAAYDDIVKRANGQSFDREKSLYPSIGDGVDGMNFITQCVASSQQNGAWLKLKHDLCRS from the coding sequence ATGCCCGTGAATGCTCCGTTGAATCGCAAGCTCCGCATGGGGCTGATTGGTGGTGGGCAAGGTTCGTTCATCGGTCGCGTGCATGCGACTGCGGCGCTGTTGGATAACCGCGCCGAACTGGTGGCCGGGGCGCTCTCGTCCGACCCGGTCAAAGCCAAAGCCTCCGCACCGGATTACGATATTCCCGCCGATCGGGCGTATACTTCGGTTCCGGAAATGATCGACGCCGAGCTGAAACTCCCCGCCGATCAGCGGGTCGATTTCGTCAGCGTCGCCACCCCCAACCATACCCACTTCCCCATTGCCGCCGCCTTCGCCAAAGCCGGCTTCAATGTCTTCTGCGATAAGCCGCTCACCTTCGATCTCGCCCAGGCCGAACAACTCGCCGAGATCGTCCGCGATTCCGGCGTCGTCTTCGCCGTCACTCATAACTACACCGGCTACCCCCTCGTCCGCCAAGCCCGCGAAATGGTCATGAACGGCGAACTGGGCGAAATCAACGCCATTCGCGCCTTCTATATCCAAGGCTGGCTGCGCACCCGTCTGGAAGCCGAAAACCAAAAACAAGCCGCCTGGCGCACCGACCCCAGCAAGTCCGGCATCGCCGGCTGCTTCGGCGATATCGGCACCCACGCCTATAACCTGGGCCGATTCATCACCGGACTCATCCCCGAAGATATTTCCGCTCACCTGAAAATCTTCGAACCCGGCCGTGCTCTCGATGACTACGGCACCGCCATCATCCGCTTCGGCAACGGCGCACTCGGCACCGTCACCGCCTCGCAAATCTCCCACGGACGTGAGAACGATCTCTGGATCGAAGTCGATGGCACCAAGGGGTCCCTCGAATGGCACCAAGAAGAACCCAATAAACTCCTCGTTCGCATGAACGGTAAGCCGCACCAAATCTATACCCGAAACGGCGGCCCCTACCTCGGTGCCCTCGCCGGTGTCTCCACCCGACTCCCCAGCGGACACCCCGAAGCCTTCTTCGAAGCCTTCGCCAATATCTACGCCGCCGCCTACGACGATATCGTCAAACGCGCCAACGGCCAATCCTTCGACCGCGAAAAGAGCCTCTATCCCAGCATCGGCGACGGTGTCGATGGCATGAACTTCATCACCCAATGCGTCGCCAGCAGCCAACAAAACGGCGCCTGGCTCAAACTCAAACACGACCTCTGCCGCAGCTAA
- a CDS encoding DUF1501 domain-containing protein: MATHSNDLPQMNRREMLTRSGIGFGMLGLAGVLSDAGLIGSTAQAAAPAGTSLNPLAPKAPHFPVKAKRIIHLFMNGGPSHVDTFDPKPLLTKYHGKALPRPNLPTERPTGSGFGSPFKFQKYGKSGIEVSELFANTARHIDDMCIIRSVHADVPNHEPSLLLMNCGESRLIRPSVGSWMTYGLGTENQNLPGFIAMCPGGYPIQESQNWQAGFLPGVYQGTYIDTQHTQLDKLIENIRNHSTSRKDQRKQLDLLSKLNRQHQTQRQGDPQLEARIQSFELAYRMQIEAADAFDIMQEPESVRERYGNGAQARQILITRRLIERGVRFVQVWTGAGQPWDNHDEIESNHRRLAQGCDQAIAALMDDLKRLGLFDETLIIWGGEFGRTPTVELPNNNGTKTATGRDHNHHGFSMWLAGGGVKGGQVIGATDEFGFQAVEKKMHVHDLHATILALMGFNHENFTFRYAGRDFRLTDVHGNVFREVIA; encoded by the coding sequence ATGGCAACGCATTCCAATGATCTTCCGCAGATGAATCGGCGGGAAATGCTCACCCGGAGCGGCATCGGCTTCGGCATGCTCGGATTGGCCGGCGTCCTCAGCGATGCCGGGCTGATCGGCAGCACCGCCCAGGCCGCCGCGCCCGCCGGAACCAGCCTCAATCCGCTGGCTCCCAAGGCACCGCATTTCCCCGTCAAAGCCAAGCGAATCATCCACCTGTTTATGAACGGGGGGCCATCGCATGTGGACACCTTTGACCCCAAGCCGCTGCTGACCAAATACCACGGCAAAGCCCTGCCACGGCCCAACCTCCCCACCGAACGACCCACCGGTTCCGGATTCGGATCGCCGTTCAAGTTCCAAAAGTACGGCAAAAGCGGCATCGAAGTCAGCGAACTCTTTGCCAACACCGCCCGGCACATCGATGACATGTGCATCATTCGATCCGTTCACGCCGATGTCCCCAATCACGAGCCGTCACTGCTGCTCATGAACTGCGGCGAATCCCGCTTGATTCGGCCCAGCGTCGGCTCCTGGATGACCTACGGACTGGGCACCGAAAATCAGAATCTCCCCGGATTCATCGCCATGTGCCCAGGCGGGTACCCCATCCAAGAATCCCAAAACTGGCAGGCTGGCTTCCTGCCCGGTGTCTATCAAGGCACCTACATCGATACCCAACATACCCAACTCGATAAACTCATCGAGAATATCCGCAACCATTCCACCAGCCGAAAAGATCAACGCAAACAACTCGACCTGCTATCCAAACTCAATCGCCAACACCAAACCCAACGGCAAGGCGACCCGCAACTCGAAGCCCGAATCCAATCGTTCGAGTTGGCCTACCGCATGCAAATCGAAGCCGCCGATGCCTTCGATATCATGCAAGAACCCGAATCCGTGCGCGAACGCTACGGCAACGGTGCCCAAGCCCGACAAATTCTCATCACCCGCCGACTCATCGAACGCGGCGTCCGCTTCGTCCAAGTCTGGACCGGAGCCGGCCAACCCTGGGATAACCACGACGAAATCGAAAGCAACCACCGCCGACTCGCCCAAGGCTGCGATCAAGCCATCGCCGCACTCATGGACGACCTCAAACGGCTCGGCCTCTTCGACGAAACCCTCATCATCTGGGGCGGCGAATTCGGCCGAACCCCCACCGTCGAACTCCCCAATAACAACGGCACCAAAACCGCCACCGGCCGCGATCATAACCACCACGGATTCAGCATGTGGCTCGCCGGCGGCGGCGTCAAAGGCGGCCAAGTCATCGGAGCAACCGACGAATTCGGCTTCCAAGCCGTCGAAAAGAAAATGCACGTCCACGACCTCCACGCCACCATCCTCGCTCTCATGGGCTTCAACCACGAAAACTTCACCTTCCGCTACGCCGGCCGAGACTTCCGCCTCACCGATGTCCACGGCAACGTCTTCCGCGAAGTCATCGCCTAA
- a CDS encoding PSD1 and planctomycete cytochrome C domain-containing protein gives MKHAAFGLLALVILAPQARSAETATPEGLDFFEKKIRPVLVDNCLSCHGATKQKAGLRLDLRSFAMKGTDIGPVLVPGKPDQSSLIQAIRYTGDYDMPPKGKLPDAVIADFTHWVSIGAPWPADRNATPTTDPTKTHWAFQPVKAYSPPPVQKPQLVQTPVDSFILHQLESKGLSFAPEADRRTLIRRLSMDLTGLPPSQAEVEAFVNDASLDAYEKLVDRLLATPAYAERWARYWLDLSRYSDTKGYVFQEDRNYPYAYTYRDYVIRSFLEDKPYDQFLMEQLAADLLPLGNDKRSLAALGFLTLGRRFLNNTHDIIDDRLDVTFRGLQGLTVTCARCHDHKYDPIPTRDYYSLYGVFASTTEPAEKPLIGEVERTPELIAFERDLGKLEQERDAFIQQTAQTAIQRVRSPETIAAYLLAVADLKAAPRNDAVARLRERMLQPQIFNAWKNLLENKAKTPKDAIFSAWLIAAATPANEFAKVSATLAGQNGLHPRLAKALAAKPLPDRAAVAKVYADVFAQALKEPQSPDNAAIQALFTNGGPFDFSKDPKVIFVRTETDRLRNLQKKVDEFRAKNPAAPPRAMSVADAPNPFNPYIFVRGNPGNRGPNVPRQFLEVLSGPNRKPFTQGSGRLEMAKRIASPENPLTARVLVNRVWLNHFGAGLVTTPSDFGVRSELPSHPELLDYLAHRFMKEGWSLKKLHRWIVNSATYRQSSDFRPELASIDPENRLLGRMNRRRLDFESLRDSLLAVGGTLDQRIYGRSENLFEAPFSKRRTVYGFIDRQNLPGVYRAFDFAGPDTHSPQRFQTTVPQQALFLLNSPLIHEQARAVLQRREIAQRTIPSTKLDAIYQLLFNRRPTADERRMALEFVQSPVDDGKSNRPWQLGYGRFNERTKRIEGFTHFPHFTGTAWQASDKLPDPKFGWLTLNANGGHPDGTALLIRRWIVPADGTYRVQGTLNHTAKQGNGVRGRVITNRTGVVAEFIAEQKAVPTPVAEVVLKAGEPLDFVVDHRGDTNSDGFQWAPTIERITPATPKIVADARRDFPAPAPTPLSAWELLVQALLLSNEFAFAD, from the coding sequence ATGAAACACGCCGCCTTCGGCCTGCTGGCCCTTGTGATTCTCGCCCCCCAGGCTCGGTCTGCCGAGACGGCAACCCCCGAAGGATTGGACTTTTTCGAGAAAAAAATCCGTCCCGTTCTGGTGGATAACTGCCTCAGTTGCCATGGTGCAACCAAGCAGAAGGCCGGTCTGCGATTGGACTTACGTTCATTCGCCATGAAGGGCACCGACATTGGCCCAGTCCTTGTCCCTGGCAAGCCCGATCAAAGTTCGCTGATTCAAGCCATCCGCTACACCGGCGATTATGACATGCCGCCCAAGGGAAAATTGCCCGATGCGGTGATCGCCGATTTCACGCATTGGGTCTCGATTGGCGCCCCCTGGCCGGCCGATCGCAATGCCACGCCGACGACCGATCCCACCAAGACGCACTGGGCATTCCAGCCGGTGAAAGCCTATTCCCCGCCACCCGTGCAGAAGCCGCAACTCGTTCAAACTCCGGTCGATTCGTTCATTCTGCATCAGCTCGAATCGAAGGGATTGAGTTTCGCCCCCGAAGCGGATCGACGCACGTTGATTCGTCGGTTATCAATGGATCTCACCGGATTACCTCCTAGTCAAGCCGAAGTCGAAGCATTTGTCAATGATGCATCTTTGGATGCGTACGAAAAATTGGTCGATCGGCTTCTGGCCACCCCCGCGTATGCCGAGCGCTGGGCCCGCTACTGGCTGGACTTGTCCCGCTATTCGGACACCAAAGGCTACGTTTTCCAAGAAGATCGCAACTATCCGTATGCCTACACCTACCGCGATTATGTGATCCGCTCGTTCCTGGAAGATAAACCCTACGACCAATTCTTGATGGAACAGTTGGCCGCCGATTTGCTCCCACTGGGCAACGACAAACGATCCCTGGCCGCACTCGGATTCCTGACGTTGGGCCGACGATTCCTGAACAACACGCACGACATTATCGACGACCGCTTGGACGTCACCTTCCGCGGTCTGCAAGGGTTGACCGTTACCTGTGCGCGGTGTCACGATCACAAATACGATCCCATTCCCACGCGAGACTATTATTCGCTGTACGGCGTCTTTGCCTCGACCACGGAACCCGCCGAAAAGCCGCTCATCGGCGAAGTCGAACGCACCCCGGAATTGATCGCCTTCGAGCGCGACTTGGGCAAATTGGAACAAGAACGCGATGCGTTCATTCAACAGACGGCCCAAACGGCGATTCAGCGTGTGCGCTCCCCCGAAACGATCGCCGCCTATCTGCTGGCGGTCGCCGATCTGAAGGCCGCCCCGCGAAATGACGCCGTGGCCCGACTGCGCGAACGGATGTTGCAGCCGCAAATCTTCAACGCTTGGAAGAATCTGCTGGAAAACAAGGCGAAAACGCCCAAGGATGCGATCTTCTCCGCCTGGCTGATTGCCGCCGCAACCCCGGCCAACGAATTCGCCAAAGTGAGTGCCACACTCGCCGGGCAGAACGGACTGCACCCGCGTCTGGCCAAAGCGCTCGCGGCCAAACCGCTGCCCGATCGAGCCGCCGTCGCCAAAGTCTATGCCGACGTCTTCGCCCAGGCACTGAAGGAGCCGCAATCGCCGGACAATGCCGCCATTCAAGCCCTGTTCACCAATGGCGGTCCGTTCGATTTCTCGAAAGATCCCAAAGTGATCTTTGTGCGAACAGAAACAGATCGCCTGCGGAATCTGCAAAAGAAAGTCGATGAATTCCGCGCCAAGAATCCGGCCGCTCCCCCCCGAGCGATGAGCGTGGCCGATGCGCCCAACCCGTTCAATCCGTACATTTTCGTGCGTGGAAATCCGGGCAATCGCGGGCCGAATGTCCCCCGGCAATTTCTGGAAGTGCTTTCCGGCCCGAATCGCAAGCCGTTCACGCAAGGGAGCGGTCGATTGGAGATGGCCAAGCGGATCGCCTCGCCCGAGAATCCGCTCACCGCGCGGGTGCTGGTCAATCGGGTCTGGTTGAACCACTTCGGGGCCGGCCTGGTGACGACGCCGAGCGATTTCGGCGTCCGCAGCGAATTGCCCAGCCACCCGGAATTGCTCGATTATTTGGCCCATCGCTTCATGAAAGAAGGCTGGTCGCTGAAGAAGCTGCACCGCTGGATTGTCAACTCGGCGACGTATCGCCAATCGAGCGATTTCCGGCCCGAATTGGCGAGTATCGACCCGGAAAATCGCCTCCTGGGCCGCATGAATCGTCGCCGACTCGATTTCGAATCGCTGCGCGATAGCCTGCTGGCGGTGGGCGGCACGCTGGATCAACGCATCTATGGGCGCTCCGAAAATCTGTTCGAGGCACCGTTCTCCAAACGCCGCACCGTCTACGGATTCATCGATCGGCAGAATCTCCCCGGCGTCTACCGCGCCTTCGATTTCGCCGGGCCAGACACGCACTCGCCGCAGCGATTCCAAACCACGGTGCCGCAACAGGCGCTGTTCCTGCTCAATAGCCCGCTCATTCACGAGCAAGCCCGCGCGGTGCTGCAACGCCGCGAAATCGCGCAACGCACCATCCCCAGCACCAAACTGGATGCGATTTATCAACTGCTGTTCAATCGTCGGCCCACAGCAGATGAACGTCGCATGGCCCTGGAATTTGTGCAATCGCCGGTGGATGATGGCAAATCGAATCGCCCCTGGCAATTGGGGTACGGCCGCTTCAACGAACGTACCAAGCGCATCGAAGGCTTCACCCATTTTCCGCATTTCACCGGCACCGCTTGGCAGGCGAGCGACAAATTGCCCGACCCGAAATTCGGCTGGCTGACGCTGAACGCCAACGGCGGTCACCCCGACGGCACCGCGCTGCTGATCCGCCGCTGGATCGTTCCGGCGGATGGAACTTATCGCGTGCAGGGGACGCTCAATCACACCGCCAAGCAAGGCAACGGCGTGCGTGGGCGGGTGATTACCAACCGCACCGGAGTTGTCGCCGAGTTTATTGCCGAGCAAAAGGCGGTCCCCACCCCGGTGGCCGAAGTGGTGCTGAAAGCGGGCGAACCGCTCGATTTTGTCGTCGATCATCGCGGCGACACCAACTCGGATGGCTTCCAGTGGGCACCGACCATCGAGCGCATCACCCCGGCTACCCCGAAAATTGTCGCCGATGCGCGACGGGATTTCCCCGCCCCCGCCCCCACGCCGCTGAGCGCGTGGGAGTTGCTGGTGCAGGCGTTGTTGCTTTCCAATGAATTTGCGTTCGCGGATTGA
- a CDS encoding STAS domain-containing protein, with amino-acid sequence MSYSAADSVLDVQSDDELLTLTILQASIYDQHTRTLKAAFQDALRDNPTLPIAVSMAHVRYISSEGIGALLSLNRLAREQRRGLRLCDISQQVGEMLKLVRLVDDPSGSDRGLIATSATLSDARVQLRSAKSV; translated from the coding sequence ATGAGTTATTCCGCTGCCGATTCGGTCCTGGATGTCCAATCGGATGACGAGCTTCTCACGCTCACCATTTTGCAAGCGTCGATTTACGATCAGCACACCCGCACACTCAAAGCCGCGTTCCAAGACGCACTGCGCGACAATCCCACATTACCCATCGCAGTCAGTATGGCACACGTCCGCTATATCTCCAGCGAAGGCATCGGGGCATTGCTCAGCCTGAATCGCTTGGCGCGGGAACAGCGACGCGGGCTTCGGCTGTGCGACATTTCTCAGCAGGTGGGCGAAATGCTGAAACTGGTCCGGCTTGTGGACGATCCCAGCGGGTCCGATCGCGGGTTGATTGCCACCTCCGCCACCCTGAGCGATGCCCGGGTGCAACTGCGCTCGGCCAAATCCGTCTAA
- a CDS encoding inositol monophosphatase family protein: protein MAVEYHTLLQITIATAQTAGAMLREEFYRPGGPRGQHAHAEIDVQVERYIHAQLLAATPDWNFWGEETGCKRRDSKQPWWVVDPNDGTSDFLRLRRGSAVSIAVVHQGRPVLGVVYSYVAPDDAGDCFAWAEGGGPLLRNGVPIERPVPDFGDEPDDSPYRDPWVVLVSSRADRSSLANARCVAPARYRAMPSIAYRLALVAAGEGVAAVSLGGPKAHDLAAGHALLRANGGELITGNGQPLVYPDSMEIPAADYFGGGPRCIQRLARRPWNRVLMPETMMGTPFTLQTLSQLRPVCDRPALQAAQGCLMGQAVGDSLGQLVEFRDVNEIAQRYPDGGPRDLQDGGTWALLAGQPTDDTEMAIILARTLVRDQRWDPLLALQAYRYWLSSKPFDVGMTTRAGIQGSPNLHSQANGSLMRCSPLGIFSAGNSDWAVQLGRQDSAITHPHPACGDSVAAFLIAIASAIGAANAADRTPEAIYQRTLDESQRLSLWPTVIAALQAARSAAPADYQSSMGHVLLALQNAFWQLLHAPSFEAALIDTVRRGGDTDTNAAITGALLGAVHGLPAIPARWQRAVLSCRPLPPIRPPLYERVRPMEFWPVDLLELAEMLLAISRQPCPSR from the coding sequence ATGGCTGTAGAATACCATACTTTGTTGCAAATCACGATTGCGACTGCCCAAACCGCAGGAGCCATGCTCCGCGAGGAATTTTATCGTCCCGGCGGGCCGCGCGGACAGCATGCGCATGCCGAGATTGATGTTCAGGTGGAACGGTACATTCACGCGCAACTCCTTGCGGCAACGCCGGATTGGAATTTTTGGGGCGAAGAAACCGGCTGTAAACGGCGCGATTCCAAACAGCCCTGGTGGGTCGTTGATCCCAACGATGGTACGAGCGATTTTTTGCGATTGCGTCGCGGCTCGGCAGTTTCCATTGCGGTTGTCCACCAGGGGCGACCGGTGCTGGGGGTGGTTTACAGTTATGTCGCGCCGGATGATGCGGGCGACTGCTTTGCCTGGGCGGAAGGCGGCGGACCGCTGCTGCGAAACGGCGTGCCGATTGAGCGACCCGTGCCGGATTTCGGAGATGAGCCGGACGATTCGCCGTATCGCGATCCCTGGGTCGTGCTCGTCTCCTCGCGGGCGGATCGCAGTTCGTTGGCCAATGCGCGCTGTGTCGCTCCGGCTCGATATCGCGCCATGCCGAGTATTGCCTATCGACTCGCGCTGGTGGCGGCGGGCGAGGGGGTCGCGGCCGTTTCGCTGGGCGGACCAAAGGCCCACGATTTGGCCGCCGGGCATGCCCTGCTGCGGGCCAACGGCGGCGAACTCATCACCGGCAACGGCCAGCCATTGGTTTATCCCGATTCGATGGAGATTCCGGCGGCTGATTATTTCGGTGGTGGTCCACGCTGCATCCAACGATTGGCACGTCGGCCCTGGAATCGTGTGCTGATGCCGGAAACCATGATGGGCACACCATTTACGCTGCAAACACTCTCCCAACTGCGTCCCGTGTGCGATCGCCCGGCGTTGCAAGCCGCTCAGGGGTGCCTCATGGGGCAAGCCGTCGGCGATTCGCTGGGGCAACTCGTCGAATTTCGCGATGTCAACGAGATTGCCCAACGGTATCCCGATGGTGGGCCACGCGATTTGCAAGATGGCGGCACCTGGGCACTGCTGGCCGGGCAGCCGACCGATGATACCGAAATGGCAATCATCCTGGCGCGAACATTGGTGCGTGACCAACGCTGGGATCCGCTTCTGGCGCTGCAGGCGTATCGCTATTGGCTGTCGAGCAAGCCGTTTGATGTTGGCATGACCACCCGCGCGGGAATTCAAGGCTCGCCGAATTTGCATTCGCAGGCGAACGGCTCGCTGATGCGCTGCAGTCCGCTGGGAATTTTCTCGGCAGGGAATTCCGACTGGGCGGTGCAGTTGGGCCGACAAGATAGCGCAATCACGCATCCGCACCCGGCTTGTGGCGATAGCGTGGCGGCGTTTCTGATTGCGATTGCTTCGGCGATTGGGGCGGCGAACGCGGCGGATCGCACCCCCGAGGCCATCTACCAGCGGACATTGGATGAAAGTCAGCGGCTGAGTCTCTGGCCCACGGTCATCGCCGCGCTACAAGCCGCGCGATCTGCAGCGCCGGCAGATTATCAATCGAGTATGGGGCATGTGCTGCTGGCACTTCAGAATGCGTTTTGGCAGTTGCTGCACGCGCCGTCGTTTGAGGCGGCGTTGATCGACACGGTGCGACGGGGGGGGGATACGGATACGAACGCAGCGATTACCGGAGCGCTGCTTGGGGCGGTGCACGGACTCCCGGCGATTCCCGCGCGCTGGCAGCGTGCGGTGTTATCGTGCCGACCACTGCCGCCGATTCGTCCGCCGCTGTACGAGCGAGTTCGCCCCATGGAATTCTGGCCGGTGGATCTGCTGGAACTCGCCGAAATGCTGCTCGCCATCAGCCGCCAACCTTGTCCATCACGATAA